Below is a genomic region from Dryobates pubescens isolate bDryPub1 chromosome 26, bDryPub1.pri, whole genome shotgun sequence.
gatgccagctgtggggctgcatcctgggcagctctcagaggctggaagggtgatgccagctgtggggctccatcctgggcagctctcagaggctggaagggtgatgccagctgtggggctgcatcctgggcagctctcagaggctggaagggtgatgccagctgtggggctgcatcctgggcagctctcagaggctggaagggtgatgccagctgtggggctgcatcctgggcagctctcagaggctggaagggtgatgccagctgtggggctccatcctgggcagctctcagaggctggaagggtgatgccagctgtggggctccatgctgggcagctctcagaggctggaagggtgatgccagctgtggggctgcatcctgggcagctctcagaggctggaagggtgatgccagctgtggggctccatgctgggcagctctcagaggctggaagggtgatgccagctgtggggctgcatcctgggcagctctcagaggctggaagggtgatgccagctgtggggctgcatcctgggcagctctcagaggctggaagggtgatgccagctgtggggctccatcctgggcagctctcagaggctggaagggtgatgccagctgtggggctgcatcctgggcagctctcagaggctggaagggtgatgccagctgtggggctccatcacacagctgctgtcccgggcagcagctcctcagcctctcagctggctcagccctttgggtgcagagctgctgtgctcctgggggtgAGGCAGGGGCCTGCAGGGTCCCAGGGCTGTttcctgtcccagggcagagccttctccctccctgtgcaCCCAACTCAGCAAACCCAGAGCGTGGGGTGAGTGTGTGGCACCCTTGCCCCTGCTGTGGtggcctcttgtgctggggcaggggcaggctctgTGCCCAGAGGGCCTTGGCAGggccccagagccctgcttcagagagcactgagggcagctgtGAGCAAGACTGAAGCACCAAagtttctccccccccttcccctgctgtccatccaaccccctccctgccgGGCAGGACggaggggtgggctggggccaggcctgcagccccctctctgAAGGCTCCCTCAGGCTGTAGCCAACATTCCTGTGCCCACGTGGAGTTTTCCAGGTCAGATGTGTTGGGGGTGGAggcccccagcctctgctcccctccctcctgctgctggtggcagggcttgGCTGCAGCCGGGGGGGaaggctcagcccctgctccaggagATGCCTTCGGGGGGGGGTCTGCAAGCGGCtctgggggtgtgggggagcAGGTGGAGCCTCTCAGGGAGGTGTTGCTTGCTCCTggtgggaaggggcagcctcCAGGCCACGGGAGGCCCCCCCGAGGCTCAGCTGGGGGGTGGCCATGCcggcctggcacagcccagccgcctccccctgcctccccccagccgTTCCCTGGCCACCACGAAAGCACTTTGAGAGGCAGGAAGCCCTCCCCGGGGCCtgggagggctgagggcagctcctgcctgcagaggcaggaCCTGAGTGCAATGAGAGGGGCActggaggagggagcaggggcagggacttggccacctctgctgctcccttcctcagagctggagccccagggggaaggtggggagaggcccgagggctgcaggctgcctgcctccctccctcctcccccggGGGCCAGAGGCTCCCTGgccctgggagggagcagggggctggggagcagagggggtcCCACCACAGAAGCTTTTTTGCACTTTGATTCCTTCTTTTGCTCTCCTTTTGTAACTCCTTTGGGTTTCCATCAGCTTTTGGTTGGACATTGACTCCTCTTTCCGTTTGCATCACGCCACAGGAACCAACAGACCCCCCCTGAGCTTTTGTTGTGGCCtgtggagctctgctggagctgtgtgtcctgagccaggggttggaaggttgGGTATATATAACTTTCTCTCTGTGTTGAAGTTGGATCTCCATGgaggccctgctgtgctgtaccTGTCAGTGTTTGAACCAATAAACGACTGTGAGCGATGGatggagcccagggctgctgcccctcctcgttcagccccagccagggctgctgggggggggttgcaCCCCAACAGGCTGCACCTTCAGggtcacagaagtgtcagggttggaaaggaccccaaggatcctccagtgccagctgtgcctgctgctgttcctccccaggtgcaaaacctccccagcttcttgctgccccccaggctgccattggctctcttggcccccagggctcattgctgtcccaggcagagcttgctgcccaccagcaccccaaggtcttgctgcatggagctgctctgcagcagggcagcctccagcctgtcctgctgcctgctgctgttcctgcccagctgcaggaccctgctcttgccctccttgcccttcaggaggtttgcctgcagccagctctcagcctgcccagctctgcttggatggcagcacagcctgagggctgtcagcccccccccagctcggTAGCAGCAGAGCTTGCTGAGGGAGCCCTCAATGCCCCCAGCCAGGTgcttgggaaagatgttgaacacaagtgggcccagagctgagccctggggagcaccactggccacaggcctcccagctgcctctgtgcccctgctgacagccctctgagctctgctgtgcagccagtTTGCAAAGCACCTCCTGGAGCAAGCAGCAGTGATGCTTCTGAGCCATTCACTgaggggggctggcagtgcaggtgctgagagcactgctgccttctgctccccACTGCCTGTGTGCAACAGATTGAACTGGCCCTGAGCCTGACCTGGCTGAAACACTGACCTCAGagtcctgccagccctgtgcatgCCCTAGCAGGGACCAAAGCcccaggtgcccagcagccacagctcaccCAGCAATGGCAGCAGGAGATTCTCCTGGCCCTCTGCACTGTAGTGGATGgatcagctcagcaccagcagaggcattctgctcacagagctgtcagggctgggggggacagtGGAGGGGGAGTGCTGTGGGTATCCCCTGGCCTGTTCCCTGCCATCACCTGTGGCACGTGGGTGAGGCTGggcaccttcccaggcagtggctgtgccCAGGAAGCACAGAATGTGCTGCTGTcatagaggcacagagctggcagggctggaagggaccccaaggctcagccagccccaaccccctgccatgggcagggacacctcacaccacagcaggttgctcacagccacctccagcctggctgcaaacacctccaggcaggaggcttccaccacctccctgggcagcctgtgccaggctctcaccaccctcctggccaacaacttcttcctcacagccaagctccagctccccacttctagtgctgctccatgccccccagtcctgtccctccctgacaccctcccaaGTGTCAcactgctcccccctcccccagtgcaTTTCCCACACTCTGCTCAGGGTTTCAGAAGCAAAATGAGATTGGATTTCCAAATCCAGACTAAAGGTTTCATTGCCACAAACATGTTTACAAACATTTCACAGttcaacagcagcacagcaccagcaccaccccccctgcacccagcaccctgggagctgtgctgcctgccaggctgctgcctcttcctctgccctgcaccTCACACAGCCACAAGGGAAGACAGAGCAagggcagcccagaggagatCACAGCTCAgaggatgccaggggttggaagggagctctggagagcttccagcccaagcccctgccagagcaggagcagagaatccagcacaggtcccacaggaacacatccagacagggctgggaaggctccagagcaggaggctccacaacctctctgggcagcctgctccagggctctgggaccctcacagtgaggaagttcctcctcatgctgggaGGAAACAATTTCTGTGCTACAGAACACATTCAGCAGATGAATTTCTCTCTCCTtagcctgtgcccagctgctaAAGCTTTGTCCCTAATCTGGGCTGCTCTGAGTGCCTCAGGCAGAGCCTCGCAGCAggggcctggccctgctggggacaggaggacaGGGACAcaaggggggttggggggggtggcattgctgtgtcccctccccaagccagagctccctgccctggaggccaccccacagccccccaaggCCCGTGGGGTCTCCTGGCCTGCTCCCGCGGCGAGGCCCCGAGGGGagccccagggacccccccGGTGGCAgtcaggggcagggctgctgctgttccctgcAGCGGCTCCGTGTGGCCTCGGCCAggaccagccccagcagcagcaggaccccagcccccagggccagctgcaCTGTGTTGCTCCAGGTGTAATCTGTGGGGGACAGGAAGGGACAGCGGCTGGGGAGCGCTGCCAGGggcccccagcagctggcagcccacGGGGGGCGAGAGGGGACccaagggcacagccaggggacgCTTGGGGCTCCTGGGGCAAAGGGCCAGGTGCTGGCCccggggctctgctgggctagaGAGGGCTGAAGGGAAGCTCCTGGGGAGCAAAGGGAGGCTCAAGGACTCCTGCAGGAATTGctttggtgggaaaagacctcagagatcgctGGGTCCCAACATCAGCCCAAGCCCACTGTGGCcactgtccccaagtgccatggccacatcccATGGCTCCCACATCCCTGCCagctgggacaggctctgcacccCCACCCAGGGGCACCAAAGCCAGGGAGGAGGacaggaacacagccctggccctcagctgcctctgccaggcagcaTCACTGGGCTGCCATGGgaccacagaagcacagagtgccaggggctggaagggagctccagagctcacccagcccaagcccctgccagagcaggagcacccagggcagggcacccaggagcacagccagggggggttggaatctctccagagagggagactccacagcccccctgggcagcctgctccaggcctctctcaccctcacagggaaaaaaatcttccccctgttcccatggcacttcctctgcctcagcttccagcactgccccttgggctggcactgggcatcccccagcagagcctggctccagcctctgggcatcaccctgcacagctttagccccagccttgaggtcaccctcaggctcctcctttccaggctccagagccctcagctccctcaggctctcctcctgaggaagatcttccactgcctgcagcatctctgtggctctgtgctggactctctccagcagttccctgaggtccttcctgagctgagagcccagagctggacacaagattccagctgtggcctcagcagggcagagcagagctgtacaaccagagctggcaggtgcaggcacaggcagcccctggTCCTTGTCCCCCAGATGTCAGCCAAGCACCCCTGGGGCTGTAGGGTCTCCAGGGCCTGTAGGTCACCTGCAAAGCCTCCTGAGGAGCTGGCAAGGCTCAAGCACATCTGAAGGGAGCTGTATCCCCCCTattgcagctcctccctgcccccacatCCCATTTCCTTGTTCCACCAAGATGTGGCAGATgccaggggaggaagggaagagcaggaaggggccaggggAGTGCCTCACCTCtcaccaccagctgcaggggctcACTGGCAGCAGACCAGCTGAAGGAAGCAGCCTGGTTGAAGCACTGGCAGCTGTAGTGGCCTCCATTGGCCTCCTGCACGTGGGAGATGTTGAAGTCCTCCTGCTGCTTGgagagcactgccagggctgccagctggcccTGCAGGTAGAGCAGGCAGCGAGCAGTGgggtgtgcagtgctgcagcgcAGGCTCACCGCcgctcctgcagccacctcctgccagggcagcaccgaGAGGACAGGGGTGGGGAGATGGAACTctgtggggaggagagaggagagggcatggcAAGGTGCAGGGGGCCTTGGTGTGATGCCAGGAGCCACTGgcagcatctccagcaccttgctcacacaggagccacgctgcaggaggcagatctgcagcagagctggagcccaggccagctccccacagcttggctcacagccctctccagcagccctgcaccctGGGCTCCCAAGCACCACCTgctgcccaggtcccttcctccagacctgcccccagggcaggttttatttcacagagccacagaaccattcaggctggaaaagagcctcaggaccCCCAAGGCCAAgcactgaccctgctctgcaaggctcacccctgacCCACAGCCCTGAAGTTATGGCTGAGGCAAAACCTGTAAAGGTAATTCACTCTGTCACAGGCTGGTTGAGGCTGGGGGCACCTCTCAAGGTCACTGTTTTCCATCAGGGGCTACCaagagctggctgctctggaCCAAGTCCAGGTAGCCTTTGAGGATTGCCCTAgatgggcaacctgtgtcagtgctTGGTCACCCTGCCTGTGGAAGAGTGTTCCCTGCTGTTCCCAgggaccctgctgcctgccactttGCACCCATggtctctgctcctgtccctgggcaccactcagagcagcctggctccatgcTCTCTGCACCCTCCCTCCAGGTGCTCTCCACACtgatgaggtctcctgggcTTTGGAGAGTGTTTGACCCATGCTGATGAGCTGCTGATTGTgtgagaaccacagaaccattcaggctggaaaagagcctcaggaccCCCAAGGCCAacccctgaccctgctctgcaaggctcacccctgacccacagccccaagcaccacagccaaaccacctccaaacacccccagggctggtgactccaccacccccctgggcagcctgtgccagtctctgacCACTCCTGATGGGAAATAACTTCCTaatgtgccctgctgcagcttgaggccattgcctcttgccctgtcactaactccctgtgagaggagaccagcagcagcctccccacagcctcctttcaggcagctggaggcagccaggaggtctcccctcagcctcctctcttcacaccaactccttcagttgctctccatcagatttctcctccaggcccttcccagcttccttgccctgctctgccctggctccagatGGTGCCAACCTCCCCAAGCCAGGGAAGGGGAGAACCCCTCCTGCCCATGCCCTGGATGGCAAAGCCAAGGGGCTGtgttcagcctgctctgcccaggtggCATCTGCCCCCACGCCAGGCTGTGTGTCCCTCACCTTGTACCATCACATCCAGGCCTTCactgtgagccagcagggtgcccccagcctggtACTGGCAGCTGTAGACTCCTGCATCCCCGTGGGTGGCATTGGAGATGGAGAACTCTGCCCTGCCGCCGCGCGGCGCCAGGGCGCGCAGCCGGCGCCCGTCCTTGAGGAGCACCAGGTGCCCTGTGGcacactggcagctgcagcagatggtggtggagcctcctggtggGATCACCCCAGGTGGCTTCAGGAAGATGGAGACTGTGGGGGCACCTGcacagggacagacagacagacagtgcccagcacccagccgcCCTGCAGCGAGCGTGGAGCCGGCTCCAGGCCCCGGCTCCATACAAGGATGAGATGGGGAAGAGCCCTGGGACGGGGAGGGGGCACCAGAGGGGTGCTCAAGCTCCCTGACTGCCTCCTGGTGATACTCACTTGGTGCAGCCTTGCTCTGTGCCACCAGCCAAGCAcctgggagagaaagcagctgtgTGACATAGAacggtcagggctggaagggacctcagggctcatccagttccagcccagctcaccatgaggaggaacttcttgactctgaggctcccagagccctggagcaggctgcccagagaggttgtggagccttctgctctggagccttcccagccctgtctggatgtgttcctgtgggacctgtgctggattctctgctcctgctctggcaggggcttgggctggaagctctccagaggtcccttccagcccctagcatcctgtgagctgtgccatggcactctgggacatggtttggtggccagggtggtgttgggctgctggttggactggatgagctttgaggtcccttccagcccctaacactctctGAGTCTGTGATCTAGAAGgaagccagggtgtgcccaagCTCTGAAGAGCACAGTGACTGAGAGCAGAGGTGGCCCAGGGGAGAGCTGTCAGCCATTCCTCCTTGCTAACACCAAGGGAGAACACTGAACAGCCCTGAGGACTGCAGAGgccactgccctgagccaggaggcagcactcagcttgggttgcctttggggagggggaggctgcttctgcttctcaggGCACTTCAAATCACCACAGCAATTCTTTGCCTCCCCTCCAGCCAGAGGGCAAAGCAAGAGTGCTGcaagtgctctgctgctgtgccagcacaggagCCACTGCTTCCCAACTcactcagcccaggctgctggcaaaGAAAGGAGGCCTGAGCCCTCAGCTGCTTGCAGCAGAAGcagtcacactgcctgctggagctgtgcagggctcattctgacagcagctgctgcctgggagcagacagCTCCTCAGTGGGAgccactgccccagcccaggcagcgcTGGGCACTCGAAGCACATTGGCCAGAgcggagcctgcaggcagcctcagaTCAGCCAAGCCCTCCTGCTACAGCctcacagcccctgggcagcccagagggctgcaggggcagctaaGGAGTTAGCTCTGCCCCATCTGGGTCAGtcctcaccacagcctggacAAGAAGGCTCAGACCAAGCAACCAAGGTCGGAGAACAGAgacagaggaaaagcagcagcagaaaagaggaaaaaccaCTCTGTggtcctcagctctgcagacatTTGCAGAACCAAAGGGCcccaggctggaggggcagagagTCTCTTCTGTTTtgagcctgcccctgctgtgaATGAAAGGCACACAGGAGGCCAAACAGCCAAAGCCCCTGAGGCTCTTTATGAACAGAATAAGGtcactggaacagaggaagggagagagaaaatgcagagagagagagagagagagagcaagtaAGGAACTGCTTGAGCACCCCCAAGAGAGCTTAGCTCTGAGGAaggatgctgctgcctgggcttggAGACCTCCTCCTTGTGGGCTGTGCTGTCCcccctggagcaggggagggagagagcccAAAGccacagagtgctctgggctggaagggagctgcacagctcagccagtcccagcccctgcccccagcagggacatcctcccctggagcaggctgcccagagccctttccagcctcccctggaatagctccaggcatggagcctcaaccacctccctgggcagcctgctgcagtgttccagcagcctcctggggcagaacttgttcctcacatccaagctcaatctgctctgctctgctctgctctgcagccattgcccctggggctgtccctgcaggcctttgggaacagtccctctgcagccttcctgtagccccttcaggtgctggaaggttgctctgaggtctccctggagccttctcctctccaggctgaacacccccagctccctcagcctgtgctcacagcagagctgttccaaccccctgagcattttcatggcctcctctggagcctctccatcagctccaggtctctttTGTGTTGGTgtccccacagctggccccagccctgcaggtgaggtctccccagagcagagtccaggggcaggatcctctctccccagctctggccacactgctttggctgcagcccaggctgcccttggcctcctgtgctgcagtctctcactgcctgctcctgggcagcttctcccccaccagcacccccaaggcttctcctcagggctgcttccatctcctcctcccccaggctgtACTGGCAGTGAGGATTGCTCTggcccaggtccttctctgagcagcctccagcctgtgGTGCCTTCAGCCAAGgtatcttttctcttctccaggagttGTTCTCTTCATGGTGAGGAGAGGGTTCCTGGAGAGCAGCTTCCAGGCTGCATGCTGatgtcttttcctctctctctctgagctgctgaggctcagTGCCTTTTAATCAGCCACTGGC
It encodes:
- the LOC104304930 gene encoding osteoclast-associated immunoglobulin-like receptor codes for the protein MLRVALLLASGAWLVAQSKAAPSAPTVSIFLKPPGVIPPGGSTTICCSCQCATGHLVLLKDGRRLRALAPRGGRAEFSISNATHGDAGVYSCQYQAGGTLLAHSEGLDVMVQGEGHTAWRGGRCHLEFHLPTPVLSVLPWQEVAAGAAVSLRCSTAHPTARCLLYLQGQLAALAVLSKQQEDFNISHVQEANGGHYSCQCFNQAASFSWSAASEPLQLVVRDYTWSNTVQLALGAGVLLLLGLVLAEATRSQRKCPGPQLPPLQSPQGCTASPLPR